The following coding sequences are from one Geminocystis sp. M7585_C2015_104 window:
- a CDS encoding DUF3134 family protein, whose amino-acid sequence MDNPALRRERLHEPAAIIPPKQEGSILDWLKANNRIIYREKDEDRDFEPEELLLEDEEISELLESEGFDLDEEDFEDLELGEEEEPDLLL is encoded by the coding sequence ATGGATAACCCGGCCCTCCGTCGAGAGAGACTCCATGAGCCTGCTGCTATAATACCTCCAAAGCAAGAAGGTTCCATTTTGGATTGGTTGAAAGCCAACAATCGTATTATCTACCGGGAAAAGGATGAAGACAGAGACTTTGAGCCAGAAGAGCTCCTCTTAGAAGACGAGGAGATTAGCGAATTGCTAGAAAGTGAGGGATTTGACCTAGACGAGGAAGACTTTGAAGACTTGGAATTGGGAGAAGAGGAGGAGCCCGATTTGCTCCTTTAA
- a CDS encoding Calvin cycle protein CP12 — translation MENLEERIQEEIKHAREVCENPNSTSAECAAAWDAVEELQAEAAHQRVKEEHKTSLEKYCEENPDAVECRIYDD, via the coding sequence TTGGAAAACTTAGAGGAAAGAATCCAAGAGGAAATCAAACACGCTAGGGAAGTGTGCGAAAATCCCAACAGTACAAGTGCTGAATGTGCAGCCGCTTGGGATGCAGTAGAGGAATTGCAGGCAGAGGCGGCGCACCAGCGGGTAAAAGAGGAACATAAGACTTCGCTGGAAAAATACTGCGAGGAGAATCCCGACGCGGTAGAGTGTCGCATATATGATGACTAG
- the sufB gene encoding Fe-S cluster assembly protein SufB, whose product MSATVKALVNQPYKYGFVTPIESDTIPKGLNEDIIRLISAKKNEPEFMLEFRLRAYRQWLKMEEPKWAHVTYPPIDYQNIVYYSAPKQNKKRLNSLDEVDPALLETFEKLGIPLSEQKRLANVAVDAIFDSVSIATTFKEKLAEVGVIFCSMSEAIQEHPELVKKYLGTVVPIADNYFAALNSAVFSDGSFVYIPKGVKCPMELSTYFRINNGETGQFERTLIIADEGSYVSYLEGCTAPMYDSNQLHAAVVELIALDNAEIKYSTVQNWYAGDENGKGGIYNFVTKRGLCKGVNSKISWTQVETGSAITWKYPSCILAGDNSVGEFYSIALTNNRQQADTGTKMIHIGKNTRSTIISKGISAGKSKNSYRGLVKITKNAVGARNYSQCDSMLIGDEAEANTFPYIQVENNTAKVEHEASTSKIGEDQLFYFAQRGISEEDAVSMLVSGFCKDVLNKLPMEFAAEADKLLGLKLEGTVG is encoded by the coding sequence ATGAGCGCTACTGTAAAAGCACTAGTAAATCAACCCTACAAGTATGGATTCGTTACCCCGATAGAGTCGGATACTATTCCCAAAGGCCTCAATGAGGATATTATCAGACTAATTTCTGCCAAGAAGAACGAGCCCGAATTCATGTTGGAATTCCGTCTGAGGGCATATCGTCAATGGCTGAAAATGGAGGAACCAAAATGGGCTCACGTGACTTATCCCCCCATTGACTACCAGAATATTGTTTACTACAGTGCCCCTAAACAGAACAAGAAAAGGCTAAACAGTCTGGATGAAGTGGATCCGGCCCTATTAGAAACCTTCGAGAAATTGGGGATACCTCTGTCGGAACAAAAAAGGCTGGCCAATGTGGCAGTGGATGCTATCTTTGACAGCGTTTCTATAGCTACCACCTTCAAGGAGAAATTGGCAGAGGTGGGGGTTATTTTCTGTTCCATGTCTGAGGCGATACAAGAACACCCGGAATTGGTGAAAAAATACCTAGGGACTGTGGTGCCCATTGCCGACAACTATTTTGCTGCCCTCAACTCGGCAGTATTTAGCGATGGCTCTTTTGTGTATATTCCTAAGGGTGTAAAATGCCCCATGGAATTGTCTACCTATTTCCGCATCAACAACGGCGAAACGGGACAGTTTGAACGCACCCTGATTATAGCTGACGAGGGCTCTTATGTTAGCTATCTGGAGGGGTGTACTGCCCCCATGTATGACAGCAACCAGTTACATGCTGCAGTGGTAGAACTAATTGCCCTAGACAACGCTGAAATTAAATACTCCACTGTGCAAAACTGGTATGCCGGCGATGAAAACGGTAAGGGTGGTATTTACAATTTTGTTACCAAACGGGGACTGTGTAAGGGGGTTAACTCTAAAATATCCTGGACCCAGGTGGAAACTGGCTCAGCTATTACCTGGAAGTATCCCAGTTGTATTCTTGCCGGTGACAACTCGGTAGGGGAATTCTACTCCATCGCCCTCACCAATAACAGACAACAGGCTGATACGGGAACCAAAATGATCCACATCGGTAAAAACACCCGTAGCACCATCATTTCCAAGGGGATTTCCGCCGGCAAGTCGAAAAATAGCTACCGGGGGTTAGTCAAAATCACTAAAAATGCCGTGGGGGCCCGTAACTACTCCCAATGCGATTCTATGTTGATTGGCGACGAGGCAGAAGCTAATACCTTCCCCTATATACAGGTGGAAAACAATACCGCCAAGGTGGAACATGAGGCTTCTACCTCTAAAATCGGGGAAGATCAACTCTTCTACTTCGCCCAAAGGGGCATTTCTGAAGAGGATGCGGTTTCCATGTTGGTGAGTGGTTTCTGTAAGGATGTGTTGAACAAACTGCCCATGGAATTCGCCGCTGAGGCCGATAAACTCCTCGGTTTGAAGCTGGAAGGCACTGTCGGCTAA
- a CDS encoding 2Fe-2S iron-sulfur cluster binding domain-containing protein, which yields MTKVYKVTIHNRQTNQIQTVEVPEDQYILQTAEKQNVFPPFSCRNGACTTCAVRILEGEVYQPEAMGLSVELQKKGYALLCVSYPRSDLVVETQDEDEVYELQFGRYFARGRVRFGLPLDDD from the coding sequence ATGACAAAGGTTTATAAGGTAACCATTCACAATCGCCAAACCAATCAAATCCAAACAGTAGAAGTGCCGGAGGATCAGTACATTTTGCAGACAGCGGAGAAACAGAACGTGTTCCCGCCTTTTTCTTGTAGAAATGGAGCCTGTACCACCTGTGCGGTGAGAATTTTGGAAGGGGAGGTATATCAGCCAGAGGCCATGGGATTGTCTGTGGAATTACAGAAAAAGGGTTATGCCCTGTTGTGTGTCTCTTATCCCCGTTCAGACTTGGTAGTGGAAACCCAAGATGAGGACGAGGTTTACGAACTACAGTTCGGGCGTTATTTCGCCAGAGGCAGGGTGCGTTTTGGTTTACCCCTCGACGACGACTGA
- a CDS encoding saccharopine dehydrogenase-like oxidoreductase, with translation MEKPIRVGVLGFGGLGQACARILQLKSEMRLVAVADKKGYAYNPEGLDADDLIATYHNQGSVSHLPNWGVASSQSITDLIANAGVDGYFLALPNLPNTFMADTARQFIQSGWQGVLVDALKRTSAVEQLLGLQEDLQRARITYLTGCGATPGLLTAAAALAAQSFTEIHNIKITFGVGIANWEAYRATIREDIAHLPGFDVEKARAMTDEEVAALLDKTNGILTLENMEHADDIILELAGVCHRSQVTVGGIVDTRNPKKPISTNVKITGRTFEGKISTHTFILGDETSMAANVCGPAFGYLKTGIKLHQRGIYGLFTPAEVMPSFVR, from the coding sequence ATGGAAAAACCGATAAGAGTAGGTGTTTTAGGATTTGGTGGTTTGGGGCAAGCCTGTGCCAGAATTCTCCAACTCAAATCAGAAATGCGTCTGGTGGCAGTGGCAGACAAAAAGGGCTATGCCTACAATCCAGAAGGTTTAGATGCCGATGACTTGATTGCCACCTACCACAACCAGGGAAGTGTTAGTCATTTACCTAACTGGGGTGTTGCCAGTAGTCAGAGTATCACCGACTTGATTGCCAACGCCGGGGTGGATGGTTATTTTCTCGCCCTCCCCAATCTCCCCAATACCTTCATGGCTGACACTGCCCGTCAGTTTATTCAGTCTGGTTGGCAGGGAGTACTGGTGGACGCACTCAAACGCACCAGCGCCGTTGAGCAACTTTTGGGCCTACAGGAAGACTTACAAAGAGCTCGTATTACCTATCTCACAGGATGTGGTGCCACCCCAGGCTTGTTGACAGCGGCAGCGGCCCTGGCAGCCCAGAGTTTTACAGAAATTCATAACATTAAAATTACCTTCGGTGTGGGCATTGCTAACTGGGAAGCCTATCGCGCCACCATCCGAGAAGACATAGCCCATCTACCCGGTTTTGATGTGGAAAAAGCAAGGGCAATGACAGATGAAGAGGTGGCGGCCTTGTTGGACAAAACTAATGGCATCCTTACCCTAGAAAACATGGAGCATGCCGATGATATCATCCTAGAGTTGGCAGGAGTTTGTCATCGCTCTCAGGTAACTGTGGGGGGTATCGTTGACACCCGCAACCCCAAAAAGCCCATCAGCACCAATGTTAAAATCACCGGACGCACCTTTGAGGGCAAAATCTCCACCCATACCTTTATTCTAGGGGATGAAACCAGTATGGCCGCTAACGTGTGTGGCCCCGCCTTTGGTTATCTCAAAACTGGTATCAAGTTGCATCAAAGGGGCATTTATGGTTTATTCACCCCTGCAGAGGTGATGCCCTCCTTTGTCCGTTAA
- a CDS encoding winged helix-turn-helix transcriptional regulator, which produces MPKAKPVPPEVLEQVAEYFNILSNPMRLQILNLLGEGEKCVQELVEATKTSQANVSKHLKIMLQAGIINRRPEGTSAYYYIEDSLIFDLSHLVCNHLADKIEKQALKFRNLSLAKKK; this is translated from the coding sequence ATGCCCAAAGCTAAACCCGTACCTCCGGAAGTCTTGGAACAAGTAGCGGAGTATTTTAACATTCTCAGCAATCCCATGCGGTTGCAGATTCTCAATCTTTTGGGGGAGGGGGAAAAATGTGTTCAGGAGTTGGTAGAAGCCACCAAAACCAGTCAGGCTAATGTGTCCAAGCACCTGAAAATCATGCTACAGGCTGGCATCATCAACCGTCGTCCCGAGGGCACTTCCGCCTACTACTACATCGAGGATTCTCTTATCTTCGACTTGTCTCATCTGGTGTGTAATCACCTAGCAGACAAGATTGAAAAACAGGCCCTCAAGTTTCGCAACCTCTCCCTTGCCAAAAAGAAATAA
- a CDS encoding DUF3177 family protein, producing MGEALTKALIWTNYKLFVVVCLILPLVLSFWSIKTPYPSIQRLLGIYWRVSSLLAIAIYLLIPVWEVGYLAWFAGHILIVISLWFWVDINDEIRDLPKSRLQLAITSWRWAVTFYGIASAIGFIPFLRCGFLEDAREDKMCRLWLEAPWHYKAWFHPTATTGFLGFLGMMGLIIYLISFAYFLTFRLIKQGRIALDQ from the coding sequence ATGGGAGAGGCGTTAACAAAGGCACTGATTTGGACTAACTATAAGTTATTTGTAGTAGTTTGTTTGATTTTGCCGTTGGTTTTGTCTTTTTGGAGTATAAAGACACCATACCCTTCAATTCAACGGCTGCTGGGGATATATTGGCGGGTGTCAAGTCTGTTGGCCATCGCCATTTATCTGTTAATCCCGGTGTGGGAAGTGGGTTATCTAGCCTGGTTTGCGGGGCATATCTTGATAGTCATCTCCCTTTGGTTTTGGGTGGACATCAATGACGAGATTCGGGATTTGCCAAAGAGTAGGCTGCAGTTGGCAATCACCTCCTGGCGCTGGGCGGTAACCTTTTATGGGATTGCCTCGGCTATTGGCTTTATCCCCTTTCTCCGGTGTGGGTTTCTGGAAGACGCGAGGGAGGATAAAATGTGCCGACTGTGGCTGGAGGCTCCATGGCACTACAAAGCCTGGTTCCACCCCACGGCTACCACTGGCTTTCTGGGCTTTTTGGGGATGATGGGGCTAATTATCTATCTCATTTCCTTTGCCTATTTTTTGACCTTCCGTTTGATTAAACAAGGAAGGATTGCATTAGACCAGTAA
- a CDS encoding thermonuclease family protein: protein MKRVILSIILASQLPLISCQSKPILPNSQVAGVKRVVSGQSLDVVVGGSLYRLRLEGIKIPPSLPPSQKKEAQQFLFLLLTDNSRHTLDSVRVTVEADFNHKEKFGRGYVWYNGQMLNEKMLEEGWAVVSLDYTLGQYDQLLLNAQNYARVMEKGIWDTGFSSQR, encoded by the coding sequence GTGAAAAGGGTCATTCTTTCTATCATACTGGCCAGTCAACTACCACTGATAAGTTGTCAGTCAAAGCCCATACTCCCCAATAGTCAAGTGGCAGGGGTGAAGAGAGTTGTCAGTGGCCAGTCTTTGGACGTTGTGGTAGGTGGAAGTCTGTATCGTCTGCGTTTGGAGGGGATAAAAATCCCCCCCTCCCTCCCCCCCTCCCAGAAAAAAGAGGCACAGCAATTTCTATTCCTACTGCTGACGGACAATTCTCGCCATACCTTGGACTCTGTAAGGGTAACAGTGGAGGCAGATTTCAATCACAAAGAAAAATTTGGGCGCGGCTATGTTTGGTATAATGGGCAAATGCTAAATGAGAAGATGCTAGAGGAAGGCTGGGCTGTTGTCTCCCTGGATTATACTCTTGGCCAGTATGACCAACTACTATTAAACGCCCAAAACTACGCCCGTGTAATGGAAAAGGGCATCTGGGATACCGGGTTTAGTAGTCAAAGGTAA
- a CDS encoding ferredoxin:protochlorophyllide reductase (ATP-dependent) subunit N, whose translation MTYISEKNIDDAINFQCDTGNYHTFCPISCVAWLYQKIEDSFFLVIGTKTCGYFLQNAMGVMIFAEPRYAMAELEEGDISAQLNDYNELKRICEQIKRDRNPSVIVWIGTCTTEIIKMDLEGIAPKLEQEIGIPIVVARANGLDYAFTQGEDTVLAAMVNRCPRESEIKQEKRHNPLLQLLNFGKKPEEADSQYHPHPPLVLFGSVPDPVVTNLTLELKKQGIRVDGWLPAKRYTELPVIDEGYYVVGVNPFLSRTATTLMRRRKCKLINAPFPIGPDGTRAWIEKICGVFGIQPRGLEEREAQSWASVQDYIDLVKGKTVFFMGDNLLEISLARFLTRCGMRVLEIGIPYMDKRYQKAELELLVRTCEEMGVPVPPIVEKPDNYSQIQRIKQLKPDLVITGMAHANPLEARGINTKWSVEFTFAQIHGFTNARDILELVTRPLRRNARLLELGWTSLVQE comes from the coding sequence ATGACTTATATATCAGAAAAAAACATCGATGATGCCATAAATTTTCAGTGCGACACTGGAAATTATCACACCTTTTGCCCCATCAGTTGTGTGGCCTGGTTGTATCAAAAAATAGAAGACAGTTTCTTCCTAGTAATTGGCACAAAAACCTGTGGTTATTTCCTTCAAAATGCCATGGGAGTAATGATTTTCGCTGAACCCCGTTACGCCATGGCAGAATTGGAAGAAGGAGACATCTCCGCCCAACTGAACGATTATAACGAGTTAAAACGCATCTGTGAACAAATCAAACGGGACCGTAATCCAAGTGTAATCGTATGGATCGGGACATGTACTACAGAGATTATCAAAATGGACTTAGAGGGAATAGCCCCTAAGTTGGAACAGGAAATAGGTATACCAATTGTAGTAGCTCGTGCTAACGGATTAGACTATGCCTTCACCCAGGGGGAGGATACTGTATTAGCAGCCATGGTGAATCGTTGCCCCAGGGAGTCAGAGATAAAACAAGAAAAAAGGCATAATCCCCTATTACAACTGCTTAACTTTGGGAAAAAACCAGAAGAGGCCGACAGTCAGTATCACCCCCATCCTCCCCTAGTGTTGTTCGGTTCGGTGCCGGACCCGGTTGTCACTAATCTTACCCTAGAATTGAAAAAACAAGGGATAAGAGTAGATGGCTGGCTGCCAGCAAAACGCTATACAGAATTGCCGGTGATTGATGAGGGTTATTATGTGGTGGGGGTAAATCCCTTCCTCAGTCGCACCGCTACCACCCTAATGCGTCGTCGTAAGTGTAAACTAATTAATGCTCCCTTCCCCATTGGCCCAGATGGTACTAGAGCTTGGATTGAAAAAATCTGTGGCGTATTTGGCATCCAACCCAGAGGTTTAGAGGAAAGAGAAGCCCAAAGCTGGGCCTCTGTGCAGGACTATATTGACCTGGTTAAGGGCAAAACTGTATTCTTTATGGGGGATAACCTGTTAGAAATATCTCTAGCCCGTTTCCTCACCCGCTGTGGCATGAGAGTACTAGAAATTGGCATCCCCTACATGGATAAACGCTATCAAAAGGCAGAATTGGAGTTGCTGGTGCGCACCTGTGAGGAAATGGGAGTGCCTGTGCCGCCTATCGTGGAAAAACCGGACAATTACAGTCAAATTCAGAGAATCAAACAGTTAAAGCCAGATTTGGTCATCACAGGAATGGCTCATGCCAACCCCCTAGAGGCAAGGGGCATCAACACTAAGTGGTCAGTGGAATTCACCTTTGCCCAAATTCACGGCTTTACCAACGCCCGGGATATATTGGAACTAGTTACCCGCCCCCTTCGTCGTAATGCCCGTCTCCTTGAGCTGGGTTGGACTTCCCTGGTACAGGAGTAG
- the fabF gene encoding beta-ketoacyl-ACP synthase II — protein sequence MTYWEKKRVVVTGLAAITPIGNNLKEYWEGLVSGRNGIAKITAFDASDFSCQFAGEVKNFDPLDYMEKKDAKRMARFSHFAVACSKMALEDAGLKITEANAEQVGVVIGTGIGGLAIMEEQHKVLLEKGPSRITPFLVPTMICNMAAGLTAIHTGAKGPNSCSVTACAAGANAIGDAFRLIQGGYAQVMICGGTEAAITPLGVGGFAAAKALSTRNDSPETACRPFDRDRDGFVMGEGCGILILEEREHALARGARIYAEMVGYGMTCDAYHMTAPGPEGIGASRAMTLALKDAGITPEEVSYINAHGTSTPANDVTETRAIKRALGEHAYNVAISSTKSMTGHLLGGSGGVEAVATVLAIAHDLVPPTINLENPDPECDLDYVPHKPRHMTVNVALSNSFGFGGHNVTLAFRKHQ from the coding sequence ATGACTTATTGGGAAAAGAAAAGAGTTGTTGTGACAGGGTTGGCGGCTATAACCCCCATTGGTAACAACCTAAAGGAATACTGGGAAGGGTTGGTGAGTGGGCGCAACGGCATCGCCAAAATTACCGCCTTTGATGCCAGTGATTTCTCCTGTCAGTTTGCCGGCGAGGTGAAAAATTTTGACCCCCTAGACTACATGGAGAAGAAAGATGCCAAGCGGATGGCTCGTTTCTCCCATTTCGCCGTCGCCTGTAGCAAAATGGCCCTGGAAGACGCGGGGTTGAAGATTACAGAGGCCAATGCTGAACAGGTTGGGGTGGTGATTGGCACTGGTATCGGCGGGCTGGCTATCATGGAGGAACAACACAAGGTACTACTGGAAAAAGGGCCCAGTCGCATTACTCCTTTCCTAGTGCCTACCATGATTTGTAACATGGCGGCCGGCTTAACTGCTATTCACACTGGGGCTAAAGGGCCAAATTCCTGTTCAGTCACCGCCTGTGCAGCAGGAGCTAATGCCATTGGCGATGCCTTCCGCCTCATCCAGGGGGGTTATGCCCAGGTGATGATTTGCGGTGGCACAGAGGCGGCTATTACCCCCCTGGGGGTGGGAGGTTTCGCTGCCGCCAAGGCTCTTTCCACCCGCAATGACAGCCCAGAAACCGCCTGTCGCCCCTTTGATCGCGACAGAGACGGCTTTGTTATGGGGGAGGGCTGTGGCATCCTCATCTTAGAAGAAAGAGAACATGCCCTAGCCAGGGGCGCCCGCATCTACGCAGAAATGGTGGGTTATGGTATGACGTGTGACGCATATCATATGACAGCTCCAGGACCAGAAGGAATTGGCGCCAGCCGTGCCATGACTCTTGCCCTTAAAGATGCCGGCATAACTCCAGAAGAGGTTTCCTACATCAACGCCCATGGCACAAGCACCCCCGCCAATGATGTCACTGAAACCAGAGCCATTAAACGCGCTTTAGGGGAACACGCCTACAACGTGGCCATCAGTTCCACCAAATCCATGACAGGACACCTATTGGGGGGCTCAGGGGGAGTAGAGGCCGTAGCCACCGTTTTGGCTATCGCCCACGATCTGGTGCCCCCCACCATCAATCTCGAAAATCCAGATCCAGAGTGCGATTTGGACTACGTCCCCCACAAACCCCGTCACATGACTGTCAACGTCGCCCTCTCCAACTCTTTTGGTTTTGGTGGTCACAACGTCACCCTGGCCTTCCGTAAACATCAGTAA
- a CDS encoding PAP/fibrillin family protein produces MSHKRELLEAIAGKNRGIEATEKDKVRILTAVEQLEDHNPTIAPLSHPELLKGMWRLLYTTNKGILRLNELPLARLGGVFQYIDTENKMLYNLAEIVGPPFLDGFVAAGARAEAVSEKRFNVYFQRGIVGWKSVVGYSSPQGLIERIQKGCLFPVALDLNWGEGWWPFWQENKSGGWLEVTYLDENLRISRGNQGNVFILEKVGS; encoded by the coding sequence ATGAGTCACAAAAGAGAGCTTTTGGAGGCCATTGCCGGTAAGAATCGGGGGATAGAGGCAACGGAAAAGGACAAGGTCAGAATTCTGACTGCCGTGGAACAGTTGGAAGACCATAATCCCACCATCGCTCCTCTTTCCCACCCTGAGTTACTCAAAGGCATGTGGCGTCTACTTTACACCACTAACAAGGGGATTTTGAGACTAAACGAGTTGCCCTTAGCCAGGCTGGGGGGGGTGTTCCAGTATATTGATACTGAGAACAAGATGTTATACAACCTGGCGGAGATTGTAGGACCACCCTTTCTGGACGGATTTGTGGCGGCGGGGGCAAGGGCAGAGGCGGTTTCCGAGAAGAGATTCAATGTTTATTTTCAACGAGGGATTGTCGGTTGGAAATCAGTGGTGGGATACTCTTCCCCCCAGGGGCTAATTGAGAGAATCCAAAAGGGGTGTTTGTTCCCGGTAGCCCTCGACTTGAATTGGGGTGAAGGTTGGTGGCCCTTTTGGCAAGAGAATAAAAGTGGTGGCTGGCTGGAGGTCACCTATTTGGATGAAAACTTGAGGATTAGTAGAGGCAATCAAGGCAATGTTTTCATCCTGGAAAAGGTGGGCAGTTAA
- a CDS encoding ferredoxin:protochlorophyllide reductase (ATP-dependent) iron-sulfur ATP-binding protein translates to MTLTLAVYGKGGIGKSTTSCNISVALAKRGKRVLQIGCDPKHDSTFTLTGFLIPTIIDTLQERNFHYEDIWPEDVIYKGYAGVDCVEAGGPPAGAGCGGYVVGETVKLLKELNAFDEYDVILFDVLGDVVCGGFAAPLNYANYCVIVTDNGFDALFAANRIAASVREKARTHPLRLLGLIGNRTSKRDLIDKYVSHVPMPVLEVLPLIEDIRISRVKGKTLFEMAENDPSLNYVCQYYLNIADQILAQPEGVIPKEASDRELFALLSDYYLNPPKPQPQEELELMMV, encoded by the coding sequence ATGACACTGACACTAGCCGTTTATGGCAAGGGGGGCATCGGAAAATCCACTACAAGTTGCAATATATCAGTAGCGCTAGCTAAAAGGGGGAAGAGAGTATTACAGATAGGTTGCGATCCAAAACACGATAGTACATTCACCTTGACTGGTTTCCTTATTCCCACTATAATTGACACCCTTCAGGAAAGAAACTTCCACTATGAGGACATTTGGCCGGAAGACGTGATATACAAGGGCTACGCGGGGGTAGACTGTGTGGAGGCGGGAGGGCCACCGGCAGGGGCAGGTTGTGGTGGCTATGTAGTAGGGGAAACCGTCAAGTTGTTGAAGGAATTAAACGCCTTTGACGAGTATGACGTGATTCTCTTCGACGTGTTGGGCGACGTGGTATGTGGTGGATTTGCTGCACCTTTAAACTATGCCAATTATTGCGTCATTGTGACAGACAACGGCTTTGATGCCCTGTTTGCCGCCAATCGTATTGCTGCCTCCGTAAGGGAAAAGGCGCGCACCCATCCCCTTCGTCTTTTGGGTTTAATTGGTAATCGCACCTCCAAACGGGATTTGATAGACAAGTATGTCTCCCATGTGCCCATGCCGGTTTTGGAAGTCTTACCCCTCATTGAGGACATACGTATTTCCAGGGTTAAAGGCAAGACTTTGTTTGAAATGGCAGAAAATGATCCCTCTCTGAATTACGTTTGTCAGTACTACCTAAATATTGCTGACCAGATTTTGGCACAACCGGAAGGCGTCATTCCCAAGGAAGCCTCTGACAGGGAATTATTTGCCCTTCTTTCCGACTACTATCTCAATCCCCCCAAACCACAACCACAAGAGGAATTGGAACTAATGATGGTTTGA
- a CDS encoding spermidine synthase: MAGAHLGADVWLTEYITPYDMYVHGLTKILAYKKTPYQEMYVVETGAYGKALVLDGKWQSSVGDEFIYHEALVHPAMVSHPNPENVLILGGGEGATTREVFRWHSVKKAMMVDIDGDVVEACRQFLPEMHQGSFDDPRLQLVIGDAFEVIDNSGAEWDIIISDLSDPIEEGPSFQLFTKEYFERLKRILRDDKGIVVIQAGPVSPADVHLHARLFNTLKTVFTHVHSYFAPTCTYGSPWGFILASETAIDSRPDPEEIDRILQEKTKGGFRTFDGTALLGMLNTPGYIRKKIATETQIYTLENPPIFFGQGVKK, from the coding sequence ATGGCGGGAGCACATTTGGGGGCCGACGTCTGGTTAACTGAATACATTACGCCCTATGACATGTATGTTCACGGCCTGACCAAAATCTTGGCTTACAAGAAAACCCCCTATCAAGAAATGTACGTTGTAGAAACTGGTGCTTACGGAAAGGCCCTAGTGTTGGACGGCAAATGGCAATCTTCTGTGGGGGATGAATTCATTTACCATGAGGCGTTGGTGCACCCAGCTATGGTTAGCCACCCCAATCCCGAAAATGTGTTGATTCTGGGAGGAGGCGAGGGAGCAACCACAAGGGAAGTCTTCCGTTGGCATAGCGTCAAGAAGGCAATGATGGTGGATATTGACGGTGATGTGGTAGAAGCCTGTCGTCAATTCCTCCCAGAGATGCACCAGGGCTCCTTTGATGATCCCCGTCTGCAGCTGGTTATTGGCGATGCCTTTGAGGTAATTGACAACAGTGGTGCCGAGTGGGACATTATCATCTCCGACTTGTCTGATCCTATCGAAGAAGGACCCTCTTTTCAACTGTTTACCAAAGAGTATTTTGAGCGCCTCAAAAGAATTCTCCGAGACGACAAAGGTATTGTAGTTATTCAAGCAGGACCAGTTTCTCCCGCCGACGTACACCTCCACGCCCGTCTGTTCAACACCCTCAAAACTGTCTTTACCCATGTTCACTCCTATTTCGCCCCAACTTGTACTTATGGTTCCCCTTGGGGGTTTATTCTCGCCTCCGAAACCGCCATTGACTCTCGTCCTGACCCCGAGGAGATAGACAGAATACTACAGGAGAAAACCAAGGGAGGATTTCGCACCTTTGACGGCACTGCTTTGCTGGGGATGTTAAACACTCCCGGTTACATCCGCAAGAAAATTGCCACCGAAACCCAAATTTACACCCTAGAGAATCCTCCTATATTTTTCGGCCAAGGAGTAAAAAAATAG
- the acpP gene encoding acyl carrier protein, whose amino-acid sequence MNQEIFEKVVDIVAEQLDVDKGKITPEADFVNDLDADSLDVVELVMALEEAFDIEISDEEAEKIKTVGQAVEHIESKITAKA is encoded by the coding sequence ATGAATCAGGAGATATTTGAAAAGGTAGTAGACATAGTAGCCGAACAATTAGATGTAGACAAGGGAAAAATAACTCCCGAGGCCGATTTTGTGAATGACCTGGACGCCGATTCCCTAGACGTAGTGGAATTAGTAATGGCCTTAGAAGAGGCATTCGACATCGAAATTTCCGATGAGGAGGCGGAAAAAATCAAGACAGTGGGCCAGGCAGTGGAACACATTGAAAGTAAAATCACTGCCAAGGCTTAG